Sequence from the Fulvivirga ligni genome:
TTTTAGGTGTAACTATCGGTGCCATCACTACCTGTTCTGAAATCTTAGGACATCAGGAGCTGATGAAAAAGATCGCTGATCGCACTGCCACAGAATAAAGATTAATGATCCGAAAATTCTTCAAAAACAAATTTGTTAGAATCATTTTATGGCTGCACGTTGTGGCTCTCGTGGTAATTGTTGGCCTTTTCTTTTATCTCAAACATACCACCAAGGTAGATTATGAGAAGGGTATGGCCAATGGTCCGTATGATGTAATTATAGTTCCGGGCTACCCTTATGAAGGACAATGGCATGATATAATGAAAACCAGAATCTACTGGGCAGCATACCTTTATGAGAAAGGGATAACCAAAAACATCATTTTCTCAGGCTCGGCAGTCTATTCTCCCTATGTGGAAAGCGTGATCATGAAGCAATATGCCATGAAGCTTGGCGTGCCTGAAGATGCAATATTCACCGAAACTCAAGCAGAACACAGCACTGAAAATCTATTCTACTCCTATCAGATAGCAGAAGAAAATGGTTTGAAAAAGGTATGTCTTGCGACTGACCCGGTGCAATCTTTCTTTCTAAAGAACTATGCCGAGGATAATGATTACGAAATAAACTATCTCCCAATAAAATATTTTACCTTGGAAAATTTAAATATGAAAGACTTTGAAATTAACGATAAAGTGGCTTTCATTGAGGATTTCGAAGCTTTACCAGATCGTGAGAGCTTCTGGAAAAGGATGCAGGGAACTTTAGGTAAAAATATTGACTATAATGATGTAGAAGAGTAATCTAATAGTCAGGTAGAGAAGAATGAGAAAAAAAATATTAATTGGCCTCCTAAGCTTTATAATTCTTGTAGTAGGTCTTTGTACAGTTTATTATTTCATGGTAAAGGCTACACCACCAGTTAATCAGGAGGACCTACCAGCCATTACCGTTACTAAATCTGGAGAAAATTCTTTTGTAGGCTCAGATGGAAGCTGGCTCAAGAAGAATGATCAGCAAGTATGGGAGATGTATGTACATGGCGGTCCCTTGGAGAGAGGTGTGGCATTTGGAGAGCTATGTATCCCTTTGCAAAAAGATAAAGAAGAGGCATTTATTGCTGAGATCCGAAACAAGGTGCCGTCAGATTCTTATCTGAATTTCCTTAAATACTTAATAGGCTGGTTCAATAGAGACCTGGATAAATATGTTCCCGAAGAATACTTGAAGGAGATATATGCTTCTTCCAGGTATATGCCAGATGAATATGACTACATCGCTCCTAAATATCAAAGAGCATTAAGCTATCATGCAGCTCATGACATTGGTCATGCATTGCAAAACATGAACTTGGTGGGCTGTACATCATTTGCCGTTCGTGGCGATAAGTCGGAAAATTCTAAATTACTCCTGGGACGAAACTTTGACTTTTATTTCGGAGAGGACTTTGCCCAGGATAGAATGGTAGCCTTCTATAATCCTGATCAAGGATATAAATTCATGTCTATCACTTGGGCCTGTTTTAGTGGCGTGGTATCTGGAATGAATGAGAAAGGCCTATCAATAACCTTAAATTCAGACAAGTCAGCTATTCCTTCCAAAGGAACTACACCTGTGTCATTAATGGCCAGACAAATGCTGCAGTATGCCAGCAATATAGAAGAGGCCTACGAGATTGCTAAATCCTATGATACCTTCGTAGCAGAATCATTTCTTATCGGTTCGAAAGAAGATGGAAGAGCTGCATTAATAGAAAAGACTCCAGAGAAGACAGCTTTATACCAGGAAGATGACATGGACCTGGTAGTGACCAATCACTACCAAAGTGATGAGCTGAAGAATGATGAGCTGAATCAGGAATATCTATCAGAAGGGGTTTCAGACTATAGATATGAAAGAGTACAGGAGCTTCTGGACTCGTTGTCTCCCATGAATGTTGAAAAAACTGCCTATCTGCTCAGAGATAAAAGAGGTTTAGGAGGTAAGGATATCGGTTTAGCAAATGAAAAAGCAATTAATCAATTATTAGCTCATCATTCGGTTATTTTTTCTCCTGAAGAATTGAAAGTTTGGGTTTCAGCTCCACCGTATCAACTGGGTAAGTATTTGGCTTACGATCTTAATGAAATTTTCAGTGAAGAAGATGGCGGACATGTCACTTTCAGTTATATCGATTCATTAAGCCTTGACAAGGACCCTTTCTATTTCACAGAGGATTATAAGAAATTTAGAGATTTCGTCGCCACAAAAGCAGAAATTCAAAAAACACTTGCTCGAGGAGAAGGTGACGCTATCTCTGAGGCAGAACAACAAAAGTTCATTGCTAGTAACCCTAATGGCTATCTCACTTATTACTACCTGGGAGATTATAATAAAAGTCTGGAGTTGTGGAGTAAAGCCAAAAAATATTATAATATTGCCCTTCAATTAGAAATTGCACGAAAAAGTGAACGTGATCACATTCTTGAAGGATTGAAGGAATGTGAGGAACATTTAAATTAATAGTTAGTCTTAGTAGATGCTTATTCCTTCTTTAGAAACTTCAGATGATAGTAATATTGAAAACTATCAATTAGAAGAGTTGAAAAAATTGTTGGCCTACGTGAATGAAAGGTCTACTTTTTATCAAAAGCATTTCAAAGATGCTGGCATCACTATCAATGACATTCAGTCATTATCAGATCTTGGCAAACTTCCCATTACGCAAAAAAGTGACCTACAGACTCATCAGAGAGAATTCTGGTGTGTAGGCGCTGATCAGATCTCAGATTACTGTAGCACATCAGGTACAGAAGGAAAGCCTGTCATAGTTCCACTTTCAGCTAATGATGTGGATCGTTTAGCTTATAATGAAGCTATATCTTTGAGTTGTGCTGGTGGTGGCGAAAATGAAATCTACCAACTTACTACTACTATTGACAGGCAGTTTATGGCTGGCTATGCCTATGCTTTGGGAGCAAAGAAAATAGGAGCTGGTATGTTAAGAGTAGGTCCTGGTTTGCCGGAGTTACAGTGGCGAATGATTCAGGAAGTCAATCCCACCGCATTGATCATCGTGCCATCTTTTTTAAATAAACTTATAGAATATGCCTCAAAGCAAGGCATTGATTATAAGAACAGTAGTGTTAAAAAGGCAATTTGCATCGGTGAGCCAGTTCGCAATGCTGATTTTCAATTAAACGCAATTGGTCAAAGGATTACTTCTAATTGGGATATTGAACTGTACTCTACCTATGCCTCTACAGAAATGGGCACGGCGTTTACAGAATGTGCAGCCGGTAAAGGAGGACATTTACATCCGGAATTGTTGATTGCTGAAATTTTAGATGAGAATAATTCACCAGTAGCCCCGGGAGAAATCGGCGAACTTACTATCACCACTTTAGGCATTGAAGCCATGCCTTTAATTAGGTTTAAAACAGGTGACCTATGCTACTTTGATTACTCTAAATGTGAATGTGGACGTAATACACCAAGATTAAGTCCCATATTAGGCCGTAAATATCAATTGATTAAATATAAGGGTACCACGTGTTACCCTCCTGCCATATTTGACCTCTTAGATTCGGAAGAAAATATTACTCATTACCAGGTAGTGGTAGATGCTGACGAGTTTTCTAATGACACCTTGAAAGTTTTATATAGCTGTAATAATGATGTTGATTCCGCGGAATTGTCCAAAAAATTCAAGTCAAAGTTAAGGGTAACACCAGAGTTGTCCAGAATTTCAGAGGATGAACTTTTCCCCCGAGTTTACCCCAAGTCAAGTAGGAAGCCAATCAAATTTTTAGATCAGAGGAAATAATTAATTTTCTTTGTACTTTTGAGGCGCACTTCAGGAAATAATCGAAAGCCTACCGATTATTGAAAAAATATAATAACTAGTATTTGCTTACTCGAATTAAGTTACTATCTTTGCAGTCCTTTTGCGGAAAAACCGTGAGAGCTATAGCTAAAGTACGCTTATAAAGATTTTAAAATGTCTGGTATTATAGGAAAGAAAATCGGGATGACTAGCATTTACAGTGCCACTGGGAAAAATATCCCATGCACGGTGATAGAGGCTGGTCCTTGTGTAGTAACACAAGTAAAAAATGATGAGACAGACGGATACACGGCTGTTCAGTTGGGCTATGGAGAGCGTAAGGAGAAAAACACACCTAAAGCTTTACTAGGTCACTTTAAAAAAGCTGGAACTACTCCTAAGAAAGAAGTAGTTGAGTTTAGAGATTTTAGAGTTGAGTTTGAAGGTGGTGTGCAGTTAGGTCAGGAAATTTTTGTTGGCGATGTATTCGTTGAAGGAGATTTCGTTGATGCTATCGGTACCTCTAAAGGTAAAGGTTTCCAAGGTGTTGTTAAAAGACACGGTTTCGGTGGTGTTGGTCAAAGAACTCACGGTCAGCATAACAGAGAAAGAGCACCTGGTTCAATAGGTGGCGCGTCTTTCCCAGCTAGAGTATTCAAAGGTATGAGAATGGCTGGTAGAGCAGGTGGTGACAGAGTAAAAGTTATCAACCTTCAGGTAGTAAGAGTTATACCTGAAAAGAATTTGATTTTAGTAAGTGGTTCTGTACCAGGAGCAAATAATTCAACTGTAATTCTCGAGAAGTAATGGACATTTCAGTAGTAAAATATAGTGGTGAGGATACCGGCAGAAAGATCAGTCTTTCTGAAGAGGTTTTCGGTATCGAGCCTAACGATCATGCGATATACCTTGATGTTAAGCAATTCTTAGCTAACCAAAGACAAGGTACGCACAAGTCGAAAGAGAGAGGTGAGATTAGTGGATCTACCAGAAAAATAAAGAGACAAAAGGGTACTGGTACAGCGAGAGCTGGTAGTATCAAGTCACCTGTTTTCAGAGGTGGAGGTAGAGTATTCGGTCCTAGGCCAAGAAACTATTCTTTCAAGCTTAACAAAAAGATGAAAGAATTGGCTCGTAAGTCTGCTTTGACTTATAAGGCTAAGGATAACAATATCGCTATCGTGGAAGATTTATCATTCGATGCTCCAAGAACTAAGGAGTATATCAAAATGTTAAATGCACTTTCACTAGGTGATAAAAAGACATTATTGGTGCTTCCAGAGGGTAACAAAAACGTTGTGTTATCAGGAAGAAACGTTCAAAACACAAAAGTAATTACAGCTGATAGCTTAAACACTTTTGATGTGTTACACGCTGATAATCTAATATTGAGTGAGAGCTCTCTTGAGAAGATTGATAACTTATTGAAGAAATAAAAATGAGTGTTTTAATAAAGCCATTAGTTACAGAAAAAGTTTCTGCTTTAAACGAAAAAGGCAAGTATGGTTTCGTAGTAGACCGCAAAGCCAATAAAGTGGACATAAAAAAGGCTGTAGAAAAATTGTATGGAGTTACTGTAGAAGAGGTAAATACAATGAACTATCTAGGTAAGAAAAAATCTAGATATACCAAATCTAAAGTAATTAGTGGAAGAACTCCTTCTTTTAAAAAGGCTATCGTAACAGTAGCGGATGGTGAAGTAATCGATTTTTACAGCGAAATTTAATCATTAGAGAAAGATGGCAATTAAGAAATTAAGACCGATTACTCCAGGACAGAGATATAGAACTGCTCCAGCTTTCACTGAGGTAACTAAATCTACTCCTGAGAAATCTTTGGTCTCTACTAAAAAGAGAAGCGGCGGTAGAAACAACACCGGTAAAATGACCATGAGATACATTGGTGGTGGTCATAAGAAGAAAAACCGTATTGTTGACTTCAAAAGAAATAAATTTGATATTCCTGCTACCGTAAAGGCAATTGAGTATGATCCAACAAGATCAGCTCGTTTGGCATTATTGTATTATGCAGATGGAGCTAAAGCTTATATCATCGCTCCTGAGGGATTAACTGTTGGTACAGTGATCACATCAGGCGAAAGTGTTGCTCCTGAAGTTGGTAATGCTCTTCCATTATCTAAAATACCTTTAGGTACTATCATTCACAACATTGAACTTAAGCCTGGTAAAGGTGGAGCAATGGCTAGAAGTGCAGGTTCTTATGCACAGTTAGCAGCTCGTGAAGGTAAATACGCCACGTTGAAATTACCTTCTGGCGAAACTAGAAGAGTGTTGGTTACTTGTTTAGCTACTATCGGTTCAGTTTCAAACTCTGATCACATGAACGTGAGATTAGGTAAAGCTGGTAGAAACAGATGGTTAGGTAAAAGACCTAGAACAAGAGGTGTAGCTATGAACCCGGTTGATCACCCAATGGGTGGTGGTGAAGGAAAATCTTCTGGAGGTCACCCTAGATCAAGAACAGGTTTATTGGCAAAAGGTAAGAAAACCAGAACGCCAAAGAAATATTCAAACAATCTTATAATTAGTAGAGGTAAGAAGAAGAAAAAATAATGGCTAGATCACTTAAAAAAGGACCATATATAGATTTCAGGCTCGACAAAAAAGTCGATGCTATGAACGATTCAGGAAAAAAATCTGTGATCAAGACCTGGTCAAGAAGGTCAATGATCTCGCCAGATTTTGTAGGACATACTTTTGCTGTACATAATGGTAATAAGTTTATTCCTGTTTATGTAACTGAAAATATGGTAGGACACAAGCTTGGTGAGTTTGCTCCGACTAGAAATTTCAGAGGTCACGTTGGTAAAAAAGACAAAGGTAAAAGATAATTATGGAGGCAGTAGCTAAATTAAAGAACGTACCTACCTCACCTCGAAAAATGAGATTAGTAGCTGATCTAATCAGAGGAGAGAGAGTTAGCAAGGCACTAAATATTTTAAAGTTTGAGCCTAAGCAAGGTGCTGCCAGGCTTGAAAAGTTATTACTTTCAGCCATTTCAAACTGGCAGCAAGGTAATGAGGATGTTGACCTAGAAGATGCTGATTTATACGTAAAAAGTATCCAGGTTGATAGCGGTAAAATTTTGAAGCGTTTAAGACCTGCTCCTCAGGGAAGAGCGCACAGAATAAGAAAGAGATCTAATCACGTAACTTTAGTCTTAGATAGTCTATCTCCTATTCAGGAAAAGGTTGAAAAACCTGCAAAGAATGAGACCAAGAAGACTAAGAAAAAAGACAATAAAGAAGATAAATAATGGGACAAAAAGTTAACCCTGTAGCTTTCAGACTTGGTATTGTTAAAGGTTGGGATTCCAGCTGGTATGGTGGCAAGGACTTTTCTGATAAATTAGTAGAAGATCACAACATCAGAAACTATATAGCAGCTCGTATACCAAAAGGCGGTATTTCTAAAGTAGTAATAGAAAGAACACTTAAAAGAATCACTTTAACAGTACACACGGCTCGTCCAGGTGTTGTTATCGGTAAAGGTGGTGCTGAGGTAGATAAGATTAAAGAAGAGTTAAAGAAATTGACAGGTAAGGATGTTCAAATTAACATCTTCGAAGTTAAGAGACCTGAACTAGATGCTAAACTAGTAGGTGAATCTATCGCTCAGCAATTACAAGCACGTATTTCTTACAGAAGAGCTATGAAGCAAGCTATTGCTTCTGCCATGAGAGTAGGTGCTCAGGGAATCAAAATCAAAGTTTCTGGTCGTTTAGGTGGCGCAGAGATGGCACGTACTGAGCAGTACAAAGATGGTCGTATTCCATTGCACACATTAAGAGCAGATATCGATTACGCTATCAGCGAAGCAAGCACTGTTTACGGTAAGATCGGTATCAAAGTATGGATCTTCAAAGGTGAGGTTTACGGTAAAAGAGATCTTTCTCCTAACGTAGGATTAGGTAATTCAGGATCTGGAAACTCTGGCAGAGGTGGCAGAAAAAGAGGTGGAGACGGTCCTAAGAGAAGAAGAAATAAATAGTTTTAATTGGAAGATGTGCGTGCGAAAGCACGGTCTAAATTCATAAAATATTATGTTACAGCCAAAGAGAGTTAAATTCAGGAAAAAACAAAAGGGTAGAATCAAAGGAATTGCCCAAAGAGGTCATAGAATAGCTTTCGGTGCTTTTGCAATAAAGGCATTAGAACCAGGATGGATTACTTCTAGACAAATAGAGGCCGCTAGGATCGCTATGACTAGAGCAATGAAACGTGAAGGTCAAGTTTGGATTCGAATTTTTCCTGACAAGCCTGTAACCAAGAAGCCTGCAGAAGTAAGGATGGGTAAAGGTAAAGGTGCTCCTGAGTATTGGGTAGCTATTGTTAAACCAGGAACTATCCTTTTCGAAGCTGGTGGTGTAAAGAAAGAACTAGCGCAAGAGGCACTAAGATTAGCGCAGCAAAAGCTTCCAATTAAAACTAAATTTTCGGTACGCAGAGATTACGTAGAATCATAAAATATCATGAAGAATTCAGAGATTAGAGCACTAAGTATAGAGGAGCTAAATCAGAAGTTGGCTGGAGAGGAAGAGGCGTACAGAAAAATGAAATTTGCTCATGCTATATCGCCTATAGAAAATCCTATGAAAATACAGGAAACACGTAGGTTGATTGCCAGATTAAAGACTGAAATTACGGCTAAAAAACTTGCTAAATAATATTTAAATGGAGTCTAGAAAATTAAGAAAAGAAAGAATAGGGCAGGTTGTAAGTAATAAGATGGAGAAGTCTATCACCGTTGCAGTACAACGTAAAGAAAAGCACCCTATTTACGGTAAGTTTGTGAATAAAACTACCAAATTCACGGCTCATGACGAAAAGAACGAATGTGGCATTGGCGACACTGTTCGTATAATGGAAACTCGTCCTTTGAGTAAAAATAAAAGGTGGAGATTAGTTGAAATCATAGAAAAGGCTAAATAAGATGATACAGCAAGAGTCTAGATTAAATGTTGCAGATAATAGCGGAGCAAAAGAAGTTCTTTGTATCCGTGTTTTAGGAGGAACTGGCAAAAAATATGCTTCAGTGGGTGACAAAATTGTTGTATCAGTGAAGGCTGCACTTTCTTCCAGTAACCTGAAAAAGGGAACAGTGTCAAAAGCGGTGATCGTTAGAACTAAGAAAGAAATAAGAAGAAAAGATGGTTCTTATATTCGTTTCGAAGAGAATGCTGCCGTATTATTGACCGCAAACGACGAACCAAGAGGAACTCGTATTTTTGGACCTGTGGCTAGAGAATTACGTGAAAAACAATTCATGAAAATAGTTTCACTAGCACCTGAAGTTTTATAATCATGGAAAGAGCGAAAAATAAACAAGGTAAACTACACATTCGTAAAGGGGATAAAGTAAAAGTTATCTCTGGTAACTCTAAGGGTAAAGACGGTGTGGTGTTAGAAGTAATTACCTCTAAGCAAAGAGCTATTGTAGAAGGATTAAACATGGTAACTAAGCATGTTAAACCTTCCGCTACTAATCCTGAAGGAGGTATTGAAAAGAAAGAAGCAGCTATACACATTAGTAATCTTATGCTAGTAGATCCTGCTACTGGTGATGCAGTAAGAACAGGTCGTAAGCAAGACGATAATGGTAAGCTACAAAGATATTCTAAGAAAACTGGAGACTTTATAAAATAATGGCTAATCCAAGATTAAAAGATAAATACCAGAAGGAAATCGTTCCTGCATTAAAGGATAAATTCCAATACAAGAGTATTATGCAGGTTCCTAAGGTTGTAAAGGTTTGTATAAACAAAGGTATAGGAGCTGCTGTAGCTGACAAAAAGCTTGTTGATGTAGGTATAGAAGAGCTAACAACTATTTCTGGACAGAAAGCAGTTGCTACGAAATCTAAGAAATCTATCTCAAACTTTAAGTTAAGAGATGGTATGCCTATCGGTGCTAGAGTTACTCTAAGAGGAGATAAGATGTACGAATTTATGGATCGTCTTATGGCTATTGCACTTCCACGTGTAAGAGACTTTAGAGGTATTAGTGATAAAGGTTTCGATGGTAGAGGTAACTATACATTAGGGGTTAAAGAACAAATCATTTTCCCTGAAATCAGTATAGAGAAAGTTAACAAAATCAGTGGTATGGATATCACTTTTGTAACTACTGCAGAAACTGATGAAGAAAGTTATGAATTGCTAAAGGCATTCGGTATGCCATTCGCAAATAAAAACTAATATATTATGGCAAGAAAAGCTGTTATAGCAAGAGAAAGAAAAAGAGAAAAATTAGTAGCTAAATTTGCTGCTAAAAGAAAAGCTCTTAAAGAAGCTGGAGATTATGATGCACTAGATAAACTACCTAGAAACGCATCTCCTGTAAGACTTCATAACCGTTGTAAATTAACGGGAAGACCTAAAGGTTACATGAGAAAATTCGGAATCTCAAGGGTAACATTTAGAGAAATGGCTTCTGAAGGGAAAATACCAGGTGTTACTAAGGCGAGTTGGTAAAAAATTCTCTTTTATTTTTATTCAAGAAAATAGTTCTGTATCTTTGCAGGCCTGTTTAGGCAGGGTTGCAATTATACCTTAGATAAAGAAGATAATGACAGATCCAATAGCAGATTATTTAACCAGGCTTAGAAATGCAATCAAAGCCCGTCACAGAATAGTTGATATTCCTGCTTCTAATATTAAGAAGGAAATGACGAAAGTGTTGCATGAGAAAGGATATATCCTGAATTATAAGTTTGAAGAGACCGAGAATCATCAAGGTAACATCAAAATTGCTTTAAAATATAATTCAGAGAATAAAAAGCCTGCTATTTACCACTTGGAAAGGGTAAGTAAACCTGGATTAAGAAAATATACTCAGGCGGATACATTGCCAAGAGTATTAAATGGTTTAGGTGTTGCAATTTTATCCACTTCTAAAGGTGTGCTTACTGATAAAGAAGCAAGAGACCTTAATATAGGTGGTGAAGTATTGTGTTACGTATATTAATTATTAAAATATAATGTCAAGAATAGGGAAAAAACCGATCAAACTTGTTGATGGTGTTACTTACAAGTACGATACTGAAGCAGGAATTATTTCTGTGAAGGGACCAAAAGGCGAGTTAAAGCAAGAAATTGATCCTTCCTTCAAATTGGTTGAAAATGAAGGCGAGTTGGTTCTGGACAGGCCTACTGAGCAGAAGAGACATAAAGCGATGCATGGCTTATACAGATCTTTGATCCATAATATGTTCGAAGGTGTAAGTCAAGGTTACACAAAGAAATTGGAGTTAGTTGGGGTTGGATATAAGGCAACCGCACAGAATAATGTCTTAGAATTGAGTCTTGGATATTCTCATAATATATTCCTTGCTATTCCTTCTGAACTGTCTGTTACAGCTGAAACGGAAAAGGGTAAAAACCCTGTAGTAACTCTAGAGGGATATGATAAACAACTCATTGGTCAGGTTGCTGCTAAAATTAAGTCACTTAGACCTGTTGAGCCTTACAAAGGCAAAGGTGTTAGGTTTGTTGGTGAAGTTGTTAGACGTAAAGCTGGTAAGCAGGCTGCTAAATAATAAGGGATATGGCATTTAATAAATATAAAAGAAGACTTAGAATTAAGAAGGGTATCAGAAGCAAAATTTCTGGTACTGCTGATAAGCCAAGATTGTCTGTGTTTAAGAGTAATAAAGGTATTTATGCTCAACTAATAGACGATACTAAAGGACATACATTACTTGCTAGTTCTTCAAAAGAATTAGAAAACGAAGGTTTGAACGTTGACGTTTCTAAGAATGTTGGTCTTAAGCTTGCAGAAAAAGCAAAAGCTGGCGGTATAGAAAAAATTGTATTTGATCGTAGTGGTTACCTTTACCATGGCAGAATTAAAGCCTTAGCTGAAGGAGCCCGAGAAGGAGGTCTAAAATTTTAAAGCGATATGTCTCAGAATAATATAAGATCAGTAAAAGCTAGTGAAATAGACCTTAAAGAAAAGGTTGTTGCCATTAAGAGGGTAGCTAAAGTTGTAAAAGGTGGTAGAAGATTCAGCTTTTCAGCAATTGTAGTTGTAGGAAATGGTAACGGAGTGGTAGGTTATGGCCTTGGTAAAGCAAACGAGGTAACGGATGCTATCACAAAAGGAATTGATGATGCTAAGAAAAACTTAGTGCAGGTTCCTATCATTAAAGGTACTGTGCCTCACGAATCTATTGGTAAATTTGGTGGTGGTTTCGTTTTATTGAAGCCAGCTGCGCCAGGTACTGGAGTAATAGCCGGTGGTGCTATGCGTGCTGTATTAGAGAGTGCTGGAGTACATAACGTTCTTGCTAAGTCTAAAGGATCATCTAACCCTCACAACGCGGTAAAAGCAACATTCGATGCGCTTACTAACATGAGAGATCCATTATCAGTGGCTAAGGACAGAGGAGTTTCTTTATCAAAAGTATTTAACGGTTAATCAAGATGGCAAAAGTTAAAATATCTCAGGTAAGGAGTGCAATCGGAAGACCTGAAAGACAAAAGAGAACTATTAAAGCTTTAGGCTTAGGAAAGATTAGCAAGACTGTTGAAGTAGAACTTACTCCTCAGATTCAAGGTATGATCAATAAGGTAAGCCATTTAGTATCTGTAACAGAAATATAACCTACGAACAGATGAAATTGAATAATTTAACGCCTGCAAAAGGGTCAGTAAAGAATAAAAAGAGAATAGGACGTGGTCAAGGATCTGGTAAAGGTGGTACTTCTACCAGAGGTCACAAAGGTGCGAAGTCACGTTCTGGTTATTCTTCTAAATTAGGTTTCGAAGGTGGTCAGATGCCATTACAAAGAAGAGTACCTAAGTTTGGTTTCAGAAACCCTAACAGAGTAGAATATAAAGCAATCAACCTGGACACAGTTCAGTCATTAATCGAATCTGCTAAATTGGAAAGGGTTAATTTAGAAGCTTTAATTGCTCATGGTTTAATGGGAAAAAATGATAAAGTAAAAATATTGGGTAGAGGCGAACTTAAGTCTAAAGTAGACGTAGAAGCTCACGCTTTCTCATCTTCTGCTGTAAAGTCTATTGAAGCAGCCGGTGGTAAAGCTACTCAACTGTAATTATGAAAAAGTTTATCACTACTATACGTAATATATTTTCAATAGAAGATCTTAGAGTAAGAATTCTGAACACTATCGGTTTCCTGATAGTATTTAGACTAGGATCTTATATTGTTCTTCCTGGTGTGGACCCAGACCAATTAGGTGCGGGTGCTCAAGGTGGTATATTTGATTTGCTTAATACCTTTTTAGGAGGTTCTTTTAAGAGAGCTTCCATTTTTGCCTTAGGTATTATGCCTTACATATCAGCTTCTATCGTTATACAGCTTTTGACTGTAGCGGTACCATACTTCCAGAAATTGCAAAAAGAGGGTGAATCAGGTAGAAAGAAGTTAACACAGATTACTAGAGTTTTAACTATAGTTATAACATTAGCACAGTCTGCTGGATACTTAGCCACTACCATACCTGCTGAAGCAATATTATACTCACCATCATTCTTCCAGGTTACTTCTATGATCATATTAGTAGCAGGAACGATGTTTTGTATGTGGTTGGGAGAGAAGATTACGGACAAGGGTATTGGTAACGG
This genomic interval carries:
- the rplD gene encoding 50S ribosomal protein L4, which gives rise to MDISVVKYSGEDTGRKISLSEEVFGIEPNDHAIYLDVKQFLANQRQGTHKSKERGEISGSTRKIKRQKGTGTARAGSIKSPVFRGGGRVFGPRPRNYSFKLNKKMKELARKSALTYKAKDNNIAIVEDLSFDAPRTKEYIKMLNALSLGDKKTLLVLPEGNKNVVLSGRNVQNTKVITADSLNTFDVLHADNLILSESSLEKIDNLLKK
- a CDS encoding C45 family autoproteolytic acyltransferase/hydolase, with the translated sequence MRKKILIGLLSFIILVVGLCTVYYFMVKATPPVNQEDLPAITVTKSGENSFVGSDGSWLKKNDQQVWEMYVHGGPLERGVAFGELCIPLQKDKEEAFIAEIRNKVPSDSYLNFLKYLIGWFNRDLDKYVPEEYLKEIYASSRYMPDEYDYIAPKYQRALSYHAAHDIGHALQNMNLVGCTSFAVRGDKSENSKLLLGRNFDFYFGEDFAQDRMVAFYNPDQGYKFMSITWACFSGVVSGMNEKGLSITLNSDKSAIPSKGTTPVSLMARQMLQYASNIEEAYEIAKSYDTFVAESFLIGSKEDGRAALIEKTPEKTALYQEDDMDLVVTNHYQSDELKNDELNQEYLSEGVSDYRYERVQELLDSLSPMNVEKTAYLLRDKRGLGGKDIGLANEKAINQLLAHHSVIFSPEELKVWVSAPPYQLGKYLAYDLNEIFSEEDGGHVTFSYIDSLSLDKDPFYFTEDYKKFRDFVATKAEIQKTLARGEGDAISEAEQQKFIASNPNGYLTYYYLGDYNKSLELWSKAKKYYNIALQLEIARKSERDHILEGLKECEEHLN
- the rpsS gene encoding 30S ribosomal protein S19 is translated as MARSLKKGPYIDFRLDKKVDAMNDSGKKSVIKTWSRRSMISPDFVGHTFAVHNGNKFIPVYVTENMVGHKLGEFAPTRNFRGHVGKKDKGKR
- a CDS encoding phenylacetate--CoA ligase family protein — encoded protein: MLIPSLETSDDSNIENYQLEELKKLLAYVNERSTFYQKHFKDAGITINDIQSLSDLGKLPITQKSDLQTHQREFWCVGADQISDYCSTSGTEGKPVIVPLSANDVDRLAYNEAISLSCAGGGENEIYQLTTTIDRQFMAGYAYALGAKKIGAGMLRVGPGLPELQWRMIQEVNPTALIIVPSFLNKLIEYASKQGIDYKNSSVKKAICIGEPVRNADFQLNAIGQRITSNWDIELYSTYASTEMGTAFTECAAGKGGHLHPELLIAEILDENNSPVAPGEIGELTITTLGIEAMPLIRFKTGDLCYFDYSKCECGRNTPRLSPILGRKYQLIKYKGTTCYPPAIFDLLDSEENITHYQVVVDADEFSNDTLKVLYSCNNDVDSAELSKKFKSKLRVTPELSRISEDELFPRVYPKSSRKPIKFLDQRK
- the rplW gene encoding 50S ribosomal protein L23 gives rise to the protein MSVLIKPLVTEKVSALNEKGKYGFVVDRKANKVDIKKAVEKLYGVTVEEVNTMNYLGKKKSRYTKSKVISGRTPSFKKAIVTVADGEVIDFYSEI
- a CDS encoding YdcF family protein translates to MIRKFFKNKFVRIILWLHVVALVVIVGLFFYLKHTTKVDYEKGMANGPYDVIIVPGYPYEGQWHDIMKTRIYWAAYLYEKGITKNIIFSGSAVYSPYVESVIMKQYAMKLGVPEDAIFTETQAEHSTENLFYSYQIAEENGLKKVCLATDPVQSFFLKNYAEDNDYEINYLPIKYFTLENLNMKDFEINDKVAFIEDFEALPDRESFWKRMQGTLGKNIDYNDVEE
- the rplB gene encoding 50S ribosomal protein L2, with amino-acid sequence MAIKKLRPITPGQRYRTAPAFTEVTKSTPEKSLVSTKKRSGGRNNTGKMTMRYIGGGHKKKNRIVDFKRNKFDIPATVKAIEYDPTRSARLALLYYADGAKAYIIAPEGLTVGTVITSGESVAPEVGNALPLSKIPLGTIIHNIELKPGKGGAMARSAGSYAQLAAREGKYATLKLPSGETRRVLVTCLATIGSVSNSDHMNVRLGKAGRNRWLGKRPRTRGVAMNPVDHPMGGGEGKSSGGHPRSRTGLLAKGKKTRTPKKYSNNLIISRGKKKKK
- the rplC gene encoding 50S ribosomal protein L3, whose amino-acid sequence is MSGIIGKKIGMTSIYSATGKNIPCTVIEAGPCVVTQVKNDETDGYTAVQLGYGERKEKNTPKALLGHFKKAGTTPKKEVVEFRDFRVEFEGGVQLGQEIFVGDVFVEGDFVDAIGTSKGKGFQGVVKRHGFGGVGQRTHGQHNRERAPGSIGGASFPARVFKGMRMAGRAGGDRVKVINLQVVRVIPEKNLILVSGSVPGANNSTVILEK